In a genomic window of Pedobacter sp. KBS0701:
- a CDS encoding anthranilate synthase component I family protein — MKTPQNISEFKQKVLHWANQFEVCCFFDSNEYKDAYSAYDFIIAADIHAELICSAGNAFDQLKNFYAFHKQWIFGYFSYDLKNEIEDLQSNNPDGLNFPDLYFFVPKYLVAFKDGQAEVLLGKESVLEEIELFQLQKKEESGTIQISQRLSKDQYIHKVEALRSHILRGDIYEVNFCQEFFSENAEIEPVQTFELLNKISPTPFAGYVKVHGKYILSATPERFLCKRGSKLTSQPIKGTAKRSTVQEEDEAIKLQLRSDIKEQAENVMIVDLVRHDLTKSAIKGSVTVDELFGIYSFPQVHQMISTISCEFNPEIHFIDAIKNAFPMGSMTGAPKVKAMKLIEEYEVTKRGIYSGSFGCISPDGDFDFNVVIRSILYNAESKYLSFQVGGAITYQSNAASEYEECLLKASAILKVLGS, encoded by the coding sequence TTGAAAACCCCGCAAAACATATCCGAATTTAAACAAAAAGTATTACACTGGGCCAATCAGTTCGAGGTATGTTGTTTCTTTGATTCAAATGAATACAAAGATGCTTATTCTGCTTACGATTTCATTATCGCTGCTGATATTCATGCAGAATTAATATGTTCTGCAGGTAATGCCTTCGATCAGCTAAAAAACTTTTATGCTTTTCACAAACAATGGATTTTCGGCTATTTTAGCTACGATTTAAAAAACGAAATAGAAGATCTTCAATCTAATAATCCCGACGGTTTAAACTTCCCGGATTTATACTTTTTTGTTCCAAAATACCTGGTTGCTTTTAAGGATGGACAAGCTGAAGTGCTGCTTGGTAAGGAATCAGTTTTAGAAGAAATTGAATTGTTTCAACTGCAAAAAAAAGAAGAATCGGGAACTATACAGATTTCACAAAGATTATCGAAAGATCAATATATCCATAAAGTTGAAGCTTTAAGAAGTCACATTCTGAGGGGAGACATTTATGAAGTCAATTTCTGCCAGGAGTTTTTTTCAGAAAATGCAGAAATAGAACCTGTACAAACTTTCGAGTTGCTAAATAAAATCTCTCCTACCCCATTTGCAGGTTATGTTAAAGTTCACGGTAAATATATTTTATCCGCCACACCAGAAAGATTCCTATGCAAACGTGGCTCAAAACTTACCTCACAGCCCATTAAAGGCACGGCTAAAAGAAGTACAGTTCAGGAAGAAGATGAAGCCATAAAACTGCAGCTTAGAAGCGACATCAAAGAACAGGCTGAAAATGTAATGATAGTTGATTTGGTACGCCACGACCTTACTAAATCAGCCATTAAGGGTTCTGTTACCGTTGATGAATTATTCGGTATCTACAGCTTCCCACAGGTCCATCAGATGATTTCTACCATTAGCTGTGAATTCAATCCAGAGATTCATTTTATCGATGCCATTAAAAATGCGTTTCCAATGGGCTCCATGACAGGTGCACCAAAAGTTAAAGCCATGAAGTTGATTGAAGAATACGAAGTGACCAAAAGGGGTATTTATTCAGGTTCTTTTGGCTGCATCAGTCCTGATGGAGATTTCGATTTCAATGTCGTTATCCGCAGCATTCTGTATAATGCGGAATCAAAATATTTGTCTTTTCAGGTTGGAGGAGCGATTACCTACCAAAGTAATGCCGCTTCAGAATATGAGGAGTGTTTGTTGAAAGCCAGTGCGATTTTGAAGGTATTGGGGAGTTAA
- a CDS encoding IS110 family transposase, with product MIATTKFFIGIDISKPHFDVALMAVVNHVKQEIATARFDNTAPGIKLFEKWLKSQKTTFNGDSLVVMENTGIYHRLIWTFCSNRNLPIHIGNAAHIKWSFGIARGKNDKIDSIRLCNYAFKEADDLKATAALDPELMLLKDLISARTKLLKQRSGISVSVKELGNVNGKEHQKLIEKALKNAIEGIAKSIRNLEDQIKKIITGNQGFKQNYKLLLSIPGIGHVTAVYLIGCTGNFAGRPSGKELACYAGVVPFEHSSGISIKGKTRVHRMANKELKRLLHMCALSLIQHNQEFKTYYNRKKDEGKHSMSIINAVRNKIALRVAAVIKNQASYKNNYKIAA from the coding sequence ATGATTGCCACTACAAAATTTTTTATCGGTATTGATATTTCCAAACCGCACTTCGATGTTGCATTAATGGCCGTTGTGAACCATGTAAAACAGGAAATAGCCACCGCACGGTTTGATAACACCGCTCCAGGTATAAAGCTATTTGAGAAGTGGTTGAAATCTCAGAAAACCACATTCAATGGGGACTCCCTGGTTGTCATGGAAAATACGGGGATCTATCATCGTTTAATATGGACTTTCTGCAGCAACAGAAATCTGCCCATCCATATTGGCAATGCCGCCCATATCAAATGGAGTTTTGGGATAGCAAGGGGCAAAAATGATAAAATAGACAGTATCCGTTTATGCAACTATGCCTTTAAGGAAGCGGATGACCTAAAGGCTACAGCTGCCCTGGATCCCGAACTGATGCTCCTGAAAGATCTGATATCAGCGAGGACAAAGCTGCTCAAACAAAGGTCCGGCATTAGCGTTTCGGTAAAAGAACTTGGCAATGTCAATGGTAAAGAACATCAGAAACTGATTGAAAAAGCACTTAAAAATGCAATTGAGGGTATCGCAAAGTCAATCAGGAACCTCGAAGATCAGATCAAAAAAATTATCACAGGAAACCAGGGTTTCAAGCAGAACTACAAACTATTGCTCAGTATCCCTGGGATAGGACATGTTACCGCAGTATACCTGATTGGCTGCACTGGAAATTTTGCAGGGCGCCCCAGCGGAAAAGAACTGGCCTGTTATGCAGGGGTTGTACCATTTGAACACAGCAGTGGTATAAGTATCAAAGGTAAAACAAGAGTACACCGGATGGCCAATAAAGAGCTTAAAAGATTGCTGCATATGTGTGCATTATCTTTGATTCAACATAATCAGGAATTCAAAACATATTACAATAGAAAAAAGGATGAAGGGAAGCACAGCATGAGCATAATTAATGCCGTTAGAAACAAGATAGCATTAAGAGTTGCTGCTGTTATAAAAAATCAAGCCAGCTATAAAAATAACTATAAAATAGCTGCTTAA
- a CDS encoding M48 family metallopeptidase, with translation MKKLFLTASVAGILLFNSCSTVPLTGRSRFDLVSNDQVLPMAFQAYSTFLTENKSTVLPASNAQALKVKTVGSRLITAVKSYMNSNNYGNLIADYQWEVNVVQNNEKNAWCMPGGKIVVYTGILPVTQDDAGLATVMGHEIAHAIAGHSAERMSQEMVAQGVGAAAGVALSKNPKTQSIFNTLYGVGTPVAMLKFSRNQELEADRLGLIFMAMAGYNPQNATSFWNRMSAASAGAQKPAEFLSTHPSDATRIAQIQKYLPEAQQYYKK, from the coding sequence ATGAAAAAGTTATTTTTAACAGCAAGTGTTGCTGGAATATTATTATTTAACTCATGTTCTACCGTCCCTTTAACAGGCCGTAGTCGATTTGATTTAGTTAGTAACGATCAGGTTTTGCCAATGGCATTCCAGGCCTATAGTACCTTTTTAACAGAAAATAAATCTACTGTTTTACCCGCTTCGAATGCCCAGGCCTTAAAAGTGAAAACGGTTGGAAGCAGGTTAATTACCGCTGTAAAATCGTATATGAACAGCAATAACTACGGTAATCTGATTGCTGATTATCAATGGGAAGTTAATGTGGTACAGAACAATGAAAAAAATGCCTGGTGTATGCCAGGAGGCAAGATTGTAGTTTATACGGGTATTTTGCCTGTTACTCAGGATGACGCTGGTTTAGCAACAGTAATGGGGCACGAGATTGCGCATGCCATTGCGGGTCACTCAGCTGAGCGTATGTCGCAGGAAATGGTTGCACAGGGTGTTGGCGCAGCAGCGGGAGTTGCTTTATCTAAAAACCCTAAAACGCAGTCTATTTTTAATACATTATATGGAGTTGGTACACCAGTTGCAATGTTAAAATTCAGCCGCAACCAGGAGTTGGAAGCCGATCGTCTGGGCCTGATTTTTATGGCCATGGCCGGATATAATCCACAAAATGCGACCAGTTTCTGGAACAGAATGTCAGCTGCATCTGCTGGCGCACAAAAACCAGCCGAATTTTTGAGTACTCACCCAAGTGATGCAACCCGTATTGCGCAGATCCAAAAATATTTACCTGAAGCGCAACAGTACTATAAGAAATAA